Genomic segment of Gallus gallus isolate bGalGal1 chromosome 28, bGalGal1.mat.broiler.GRCg7b, whole genome shotgun sequence:
TCAACTCATTAAGGAAGCAAAATGAGAGGGAAGGGCTCAGACCACGCTGCTCTCCAGGGGCACCATGAGGGTGGTTTGGGTGCATTCTTGGAAATGCGGCTTTCTGTTGCCGAGCAGCATCCGGACAAGGATCGGGGGGTGGTCAGATGTTGTTTTACCCGTATCGCTTTGAAATGATGCCTTTCCCTTCTCGCTTCCCGATCCTTTTGCGGCGCTCCGGCTATTGCGGTTCACGCACCAACCCGCAGCGCTGCGACTCTCTGCTGCCCCCTGCTGGCCGTCGGGTAGTACTGCAGGCTGAGCCCCGCGCATGCGCAATGCTCCTTCCTCAGGGCAATATGGCTGCGCGCTGCGCACGTGGCTGCTTACCGGCAGAGCGCAGCGATGTGCCCGGCGTGGCGAAGCACTGTGACACGACGACGCTTGGCTGGAGGAGACAGGTAGGAAATCCgtgtgctcagcagctcctgggagaCTCCACAGTGTGCCATCTGGGGTGGTCCCACAGCTCCTTGACAGCATTGCTGAGGAacgagctgtgctgctgcagtggtggTCGTGAGAACGCTGCTGCTCAATGCATCCCCATGTGAACAACGCTGTGGCAATGGGGATTTGTGCAGTTTTAATCAATGCAGCCGTTTTCCTGGGAAGGCATCCGTCTTTTCTTAGCTTTGTGGGAGCAGAAGCAAAGTGGTCTGCCCTGGTGGTGGTTTCTCCTCAAAGGATATCAGGATGGAGGTGGTCTGAGGTGCCGTGGAGCTGACAGAGAGCTCTGCTGTCCTGCAGTGTCTgtgagagaaggaaacagagcagaagtGAGGGAGAAAATATGGAGAGAACAGCCCCACAGACAccaaaaaggaggaggagatgggagaTTCTCCAGGCGCCAGATTAGAAGTCCTCTGTAACCCATGGACAGGATCACAGTTGGGCTGGCAGTTCCCCCTACAGCCCATGGGGTACCACAGAGGGCAGATCTTCATGGGCAGCCCACAgcggagcaggaggaggagctgctgctcatgAAGGCCATCGATGGAGTAGTTCTTTACGGGGCTGCATTTCATGATATGGATCCGTATTGGAGCActtctggaggagctgcagtctGTGGGAAGCCCACGTGGGATCAGCTTGGTAAGAGCAGCACCCCGTGCTGGAGGAAGGAAAGTGAGCAAGGAAGAGTGACAGAGATATGAAGCCTTATGGGCTGACTGCAGCTGGTGTTcctagtttgcttttagtttctcaGTGCTCTAGCCTGTTAGTAATCGgtaataattaatattaatcTCCATTAAGCCACGTCTGTTTTGTCTGTGAGCGATCTCcttgtccttatctcaacctCTGAGGCCCTTTTCGTCGTATTTCCTCTGTTCCTTTGAGAATTAGGGCTGAGAGAAAAGTATggtccctgcctatagcagcaGGGTTGGAAGGAGATGATCTTAAAGGGCATCCCCACTGCGCCGGGTCCCTTTCCAGGTGGAGAAGGTGGCACAAATGGACAAATATCCTGGAATTGTTAATtctcctgagttggaagggacccacaaggatcaagCCCAGTGCCTGGCTGCCTGCTTGGCAACCTGAGCATTAAGCCATACATCTGAGAGCCTCATGCATGTGCTTGCTGAATACCAGTGGGCTCCTCTCAACGTACCCCTGTCAGCAACATGATTTAGTGTGTGCTCAGCTCTGGTGTCCAGGCTTGAAATTGAGCCCCTGGGAACGCAGATTTTGACCTGATGAGTTACCCTGTGTGCTACAAAGCTTTGAGCTTCAACCAGCTGCTCACCCACTGGATCATGCACGTCTAGCTTTGATGCTGGACAATGTGGCTCTGCCCATTACACCTCAGACCCAGCTTATCCTGCCCAGAACACGGGTAATTCCTAGCAAAGTGTGAAGAAAGTGCTTTTTTCCACGCAGCCCGACGAACCCACGCGTGGTTCTGTCACCCACGTGTCGCACGGCGGTCTCTACACTCCCGCACGTGTGCGGAGCAGCGCCTGCAGTACCGAATTTTGGTCGCTAGGTGGCAGCAGCGAGCGGTGCAGCGCTAATGCGCATGCGCAACGCCGGGGCGGGTGCCTGCCAGTCAGGTGACGCGCTGAGCCAATCGGATGCCGCGGCGCTCTGAGGGGCGTCTGAGTGACACAGCGGTCCGTTCCCTGTGGTAAAAACGTGGAAATAAGGAGGAGGCATCGCGGAATGGATCGAGGAACGTCCGCGAGTGGACTGCTCATCTACCCCTCAAGTAGTTAGAAGGAATGTATGTCTCTTTTACGTCTTCGGGGGCGTGCGTTTTGCCGCCTGGAGGACCAAAGACCATAGAGATTGGTGGACTGGCGGCGCAGAGCGGTTAAGACGAAGGCTCCACTTCCGCGTTCTTCCGCACATGCGCAGCAAGCTTGGGAGGACCTACTACCATAGAGATAGGAGTCACGGGAGCGCAGCGTCTCTGTAGTACTACGCATGCGCGAATCAACGGCTGCATTACGGGGCTTAGTGAGCAGGCGGCAGCAgagtgctgtgcctgcagtaCTGCTGTGCTTCCAGCAGGGGGCAGCAGCGGTTAGCACAGTAACACGTTCCTATGGAGGGGAGAGGTGCAGCCCGTTGATTGATCCCGAAAGTCAGCAGTGAACTCCCGGCTTGTCTGCAATGCCATCTTGCATAAATTCCTCCTCCCCGACACCGTTTTTCTactattttcttgctttcagatCGAGCTTGAGGGACTTGCAGCGTATTTTTGTTGTCACTGGTGCAAAATCGCCTCCCTTTGCTCTTAAAGGTATGGGCAAAAGAACTGTGGGCTCGTACTGGGTGAGGTGCAGTCACACCTTGGAGGCAGGCAGCCTTTGGGACGGAGGTGCTCACCCAGGGATGCGTTGTTGACACAGAAGTGGGGACCTGCAGGTCAGTGTAACCCCACAGGGATCGCTGCTCACGGGGCTGCTGCCAACGCCAGCCCTCAGGGGAGCAGTTTTTTGTCTCTGGCTAAAAGGGTTTTGTCCCTTCTCACCCCACGGCTTCCTTTGCGGTTGCCTGCTCCCCTctgggggcactggggctgAAGGAGATCATGGCATTAAATCCCCAGCGCCTTCATTTCCAGCACTGCGTTCTGCATTACCCATGTtcccatcctcccccccccccccccccagaaacAAGCCATCCTATTGCTGTGAATAGAAATGCTTTATTGCTACTGTGCTGGGGTGTGTGCAGCAGCGTGGGGGCCAGCACAGGACCCCCAGTGCCAGGTGAGGGTTAGAGATGTGTGTGCCAGCACCAGggtgctgctcagagaagcaaaGGGGCCGCGAGGGTGTAAGCATGGgcctgaccccccccccacccggcCAGGGTGCTGGCTGTGCCTGTGGTCCCTGTAGTACTGCCTCGCTGGTGGGGATTCAtctgccctgctcctgcagcctctgcatCTTCAGGATCTGGCACAGCAGCCTCTGCACGTCCTCATCCATGTGGCCCTGGGGCAGAAGGGACATTCAGGAGCCTTTGCTGCCACCACTGTGTACGGGGCACTGGTGCACACATGGTGCAGTGGTCCCCCACGGCCATGTCCCCACGGCCATGTCCCAGCTCACTTGCACTGCATAGAGCAGGTGGCTCCGGTACAGCTTGAtcaccttgctgtgctgctgctccgtgTCCTGAAAGAGAGTGAGCAGGCTTGGGCTTGGGGCAGGGACCTGGGAACCCATCAGGCACCCCGGTACCCACCGCCAGCTTCTCCTCCAGCGCCCGGATCCTGGACTGCATGGCAGCGGTGTCGGGGGGGGTCTGCAGCACTCCCTTGGACTCTGGGAGAGCATTCAGGGCCTCCTTCAGCCTGAAGACCTCCTTGGAGAGCTCAGTGATCTGCGCAGCGCACAGTTATGGGGAACCAGGGGTCGCTCAGCCCCATCTCCCCAGGGGTCTCCCCAGGGGTCTCTCCATTGCTGTACCCCCCCCTGCCACccttcccccacctccccatcccctaCCTTCCTATCCCTGTCCCTGACCAACCGGGCTGAGTCCTCCGCGTGGCCGTGGAGGTCCTGCAGGCGCTGCGCTTCGTCCCGCGCCTcggccagctgctgctgcaccgcGGCCAGCCTCTCCTCGGCCGCCTGCCTCTCACTCTTCATGAACAGCGCCTGCCTCTGCACCCGGAACACCTCCTCGCACGTCTTCTCGTGCCGTCGTGACAGCTCATTCAGCTTCTGGCTCAACGCCGCCGCCTCGGcccgcagcccctcctgcaccgCCTCGTGCTCCCCACGCGGCACCGCCGCtgccagctcagcctgcagccgGGCAGCCTCGCGCCCTTTGGCCTCCGCCGCAGCCTGCAGCCGATCCGCCCGCTGCTGCAAcgcctgcagctgctcctgcagcgcCGCTGTGGCCCGAGCGTGCTCCTCTGGTGACACCCGGCCCTTGGCTTCCCTCTGTGCTTGCTGCAGCCGGGCCAGCACCTCCTCGTGCTCCTGCCGTCCCACCGGCCgggctgccagctgctctcGCAGGGTCTCCAGCTCggcctccctgcagctcagcacctctCGCAGCTGCCCCAGCTGAGCCGTCACCTCCCCGTGCTGCCGTGCCAGCTCGGCCGTGCGCTGCTCCGGCACTCCTGGCTCCAGCTCGGGTGCATTGCCCGCCCTCCAGCCCTGGGTCTTGGCTTCCAGCTCGCACCTCATCGCCTCCGCCACCGCCTCTGCTCGGCTGCAGCGCTCCAGCAGGGCCGCCTTCTCCCGCAATGCCTCCTCCTGGGCACCAGCCTCCAAGCGGCCCTGCAGCTCCCGCACCTGCTGCTCCCGCTCCTCCAGCGCCGCCTGCACCTGCTTCAGGGCCACCCGTGCCTCGGCCAGCTCATTGCCACCCTCCTGCACGGGGCTGGAGGGAGACTGCTGGAGTGGCACCTGCAGCTCACACTTGCAGCGGCTCTGGACCTGTTGCTCAGCACACCgctgctccttgctgccctTTCCACCAGGCTCTGTTGCAGGGCTCTGCCTCCCACGCTCggccacagctgtgccctgagcCTGCAGCCTCTCCAGCTCACGCTTGAGGGAGTTGTAGAGGCTGGCAGGCACGAAGTCCCCAGGGGAAGAAGGGTCGCTTTCATCCCTCTCGAAGTTCTCCAGGACCTGCTGAAGGGATGGTGAGGCTGCCGGCAGGCAGGAGACCAAGGGAGGGATGGGCAGACAGATCCTGACTTGCCTGTATCTTCTCCCTCAGCTCCTTGTTCTGCATGGTGAGGGACTGCACCTGGCCCTGCAGCGtggccagcagctcctcagccgAAGGGCTCAGGGTCTtcttggagagcagcagctctgcccctgtGCAGCACACAGATGCTGGTGCCGTGCCTGTGTGCCCTCTCCACGCCTCCAGGAACGCTGTCTGTgagtgctgcacagctccacaGTGGCCTTGGGAGGCCAGCAGGGCCCTACCTGGGAACTCAAGCAGCTCTCCTTCCTCGTCCTGCAGCGTCTCGATGTCGTAGCTCgtgttttccttctcattctAAAGGTGCAGAGCAGTACACGTCAGATGCTGCACGCCCTGCTtggcctctgctgctgccagtggcTGCCTGTGCCCACCTCCAGCGAGGACAAGCGGCTCTGCAGAACCTCCACCTCCTTCCCCAGCCgctccttctctctttcccgTGCTGCCAGCCGCTCCTCCAGCTCTTGGATCTGCAGGGCATGACGACACAGGGGTCCCCATTGCTCCACAATGGCATCCCCAGCACCAGGATCCCTCAGACGGCCAAGGCTGCCTATGACCTCCCCATGCTGGCCTCACCTGCTTCTCCATGGAGCGGAGGGAGCCCTtatccagctctgcctgctggcagGACACAGAGACAACAGGGAAGGGTGAATGCTGTCCTCATCCCTCCCATCCCTGGTGATGGGGGGGCATCTTCCCCATGGAATTGTGCCTCATTGGTACCTCTCGTCtctccttctcctgctgctccaaGCCCCGAATTTTCTGCAAGAACTGTGCCTGTTCCTGCCGCAGCCGCACGATCTCCTCGTAAGCATCCTGGTCCTCCTGCAGGCAGATGGAGGAGTTCTGAATGGGCCACGGTTCAGCTGCCTTGTGCCTACCGTGCTGACTGCAGATATGGAGCTAAACCCATGCCAAGAAGGATCCTGCCTCTTACCTGGCCTGGGGTACCTGGGGGAGGCAGGGGAGCTTTCCTCTTCCTCGGGgtgttgcttttctctctgcctgCCGACTGGCTGGGTGAAGATGTCTGTGGAGGGACATCACGTGCCAAGTGGCCTCCCCCCTTCCTGGGTCATCACCGCCTTGGAGAGCCTGAGGACTCCCAATGACCCCCACCCAGGGGCTGAGGACAGGGGCCAGGCCAGTCCTGCTGAGTCAGGCCTTGCAGCCCTCACCTGGGATGTCTGCTCAGATGATTCCTCTTCTGTGGGGCAAAGTGGGaggaatgagaaagagaaatcaAGGAGGTTTTGGGGATGGTGAAGGTGGGCACGGCAGGTGGAGCCAGTCTGGGTGTGAGGACACCTCTGGAGGCGCTCACGCAGTGGCGTGCACTCATGGAGAGCATACAGCTGCCTTACCACTGGCCCAGGACTGGCGCTGAGCAGCCTCTTGCAGGAAGTGCTGGATGAGAGCATTGCCCGTGGACAGGCCGTAGTGTGCAGCATCGTGGCCCATCGAGTCCACCAAGGCCACCCGTGCACCAGCATTGATGAGCACCTCCACGGTCTCCACGCTGCCGTTCTCACAGGCCAGCATCAGGGCTGTCCTGAGCAGAGGGGTGGGAGCAGAGGTGAGAGGACCATCCATGTGCCCCCAATCCCCACCAGCAAAGACTCACTTCCCCTGCAGGTCCCGGCTGTTGATGGCTGCTCCACGGTGCAGCAGGTACTGGCAGAGCTCTGAGTGGCTCATCTTGGCAGCAAGGATCAACGGCGTGCAGCCATTCTGGGCAGAGATAAATTGGGTGAGGTTCTGGGGATGGTGCTTGGATCCCCCACCTTGGGGCACCCCGCTGCTTGATTTCCACATTCTGCTTGCAGGGTGCTCTGGAGACCCCAGGTACTGCTGCGTGCCACCCCAGAagcagctgcatttcagaggcaGCTTGGATCTTTGCTGCTCTGTAGAGCATCCCAgggtgaggagcagagggaTCTCACCTTGTCCTTAATGTTCAGGGGAGCTTTGTAATCGCAGAGGATCTCTGAGCACGATATGCAGCCACTCATTGCTGTGGAGGACAGAGGCTGAGTATTGCCTgatgtggggatgtgggcaGGATAGGTTCAGCACTGTCCTCACTCACCTGCATGGTGCAGCGCCGTCTGGCCGCTGCTATCAGCTACATCCACAGGGCAAGAGGCCTGAAGGGAGAGGGCCTGGGTTACAGCAGGATGGGGGACGGATAGACTCTGCAAGCATGTGGCTACTTGGCATGGTTGTAGGGTTGAGTAGGGCTGCCCCAAATCATACAGTGCCAGATAGAGCCAGGAAACCACCATGCCAGCCAGCACCACCACTGTGGGAAGGGAGCTCAGGGACAGAGGGCACCAGGCTGGGGTTGCCCTTAAGGTGCTGGGCTCAGTGTTGTGTGACACCAGGTACAGCACCCTCCCTCCCAACCCCAGTACCTGCAGCAGCTTGCTCACACACTGTGGGTGGCCATGCTTGGATGCCAGGTGTAGGGCAGTGTAACCTGGGGAGAGGGACAGACAAACAGGTCAGAGGACAGACAGTGGGTTGATACCAGAGGGGATCAGCTGGGGGATAGGTAGATGAGCACACAGCGGGAcctgctgggctgagctgggctACCACAGCATTAGAAAGGGGCACATGGTTGCCATGCCCTCACCCGAGCTGTCCTTGGTCATGGCATCCACGCCGTGAGCTAACATGGCTTCAAGGCAGTCCACGTTCCCCCGTGTGGCAGCCAGATGAAACCTGCAGCAAGACCCAGAGCTGTCAGACCCACATCTCTCACCTAAGCCCCATCACAGCCCTGCATCCCTGGTGACCTGGAGACACAGGCCAGCACTTACGCAGATTTGCCCTCTGAATCCAGCTTGGTGGGGACCAGGCCCTTGCGGACGAGGAGGGATGCCACCTTTCCAGCATCGTTGTAGTCCACAGCTTGCAGGAGCTTCTCATCATTCTTAGTCCAGTCCTGACTCTGCAATGAAGCCAACGTGAGGCTGTGATCTCTGTGCTCTCATCAGGGGCAGGTAGGATGTTGGGCTAGGCATGGGTGCTAATCCTCATCCCCTCCCCTGCTATCTCCCACCCACCCCCAACCCTATCCCTTGGGTGtgctttcccagctgctgcagcgtCTGATGTGCTGTATGAAGGGTTTACCTGGGAGAGCTGATTTGAATGAGGTTCCCCTTCACACCCCAACCAGTTTGCAGTTCACAGACAGGGGAATTAGCAGAGCTGCCCCACTTGAGCTCTGAATGTTCCAAGGTTTTGGATGCTCCCTGATTGCCCCAGGGTTTGTTCCTGCCACCCCAGTGACCCTGATGCTATCCACAGCCAGCACCCAGGGGTGCCTGAGCCCTATCCCTGCCTGAGTCTCTCCATTCTcagccttgtttttctccttcccaaggAAGGGGTCAAGTCAGGGCAAGCAGGGCTGACAGTGAGCTCAGGTCCCTGGGGATgactgcagcccaggatgtATTGGGCACGATGCTACCCCTGCTGCCGAGCAGGACTGGGGTTAGGTGAGGGCTTGCTCACCCCACACATCCCCTCCTCAGGGAATGACCCACGGCAGAGCAGGACCTCGGGCTCACCCCACAGCCTGAGACAACAAACCAGAGCTTGGCTGCGGCTGAGAAATGGATGTCACCTCTGGGAGCCGCTCGCATCCTGCCCCTCAGCAGCTGATGCCCAGCGCCGGGCAGGGGCCCTGTGCCGCGGCACCTGTCCTATGGGGCCAGGGGACCCAGCCAAGGGGCGTGGAATAAACCAGACTCCTAGGGTTACTGGGCAAACTGGGAGCGTGGTGCTCACCCCCGCCCCTTTGTCTTGCAAGGACAAAGCAGCTCGGAGAGGACGCAGGGGAGCCCCGGGGCCAGGGTTGGGAATAGAGGGGGGTCCGGGCGGGGGTTGGGGGTGACAGCTTACCCCGTGTGCAGGACTGGAGGGGAGCGGGGATGGAGGGCAGGGACGTACCGCAAAGGAGGCAGCGGCACAGAGGCAGATCTGCTTCATGGTGttgaggaggaggcggcgggcaGCCATGCATCCTTTGCCTCCCTGCCTGGGCGTGGGCTGGCCGGGGCTCCAGGTTACGGACCCCAGACCACGGGTCGGTCCGGTACCGCCGCCCGGGCGGGGGCCGAGTCCTGCCGCAGTGACAGCCGGGATCCGCCTCCTGCCACCTCTTcgtccctccttccttccctccctcctcgGCGCCCAGCATCCCGCATCCCTGCCTCGGAGCAGGTACTGAGGTCCCACCGAGCACCCAGGCTGGTCCCAGTTAGAgtgggagggggtggggaggggattAGCTCTCCCACCATGTGcccaagaggaggaaaagatgcATGCCCAAACTACGGGGATAAGCATCCTCCCACTGCCTGCAACCGGCTCcccaaggaggaggaaggatgtAGGACCTGAGCCCTGCCTTGGGGGACACAAACTGACCTGCCATCACTCTGGGTCCAAAAGGGACACGCGGGACCCCCTGCCTGAATCTTAGGGGACCAGTGACCTCCTGCGAGGAGGGAACCCCAAAACGCAGAGGGTTCCCGGATATCTATCCCAGAAGAGCCCTAGGGGCTGCAGGACCGAATGGAGACCCTCAGCCCTCCCCTCTCACAGCAGTGTCCGGAGCAgtgtggggaaactgaggcacagagcaccctgagcacagcaggcagtgcGGGCTCCTCCACCTACACGTGTCCCCCTGGTGCTGCCATAGGCAGTGGGGACAGCACTGTCACCCTCTTCCCAGCCTGGGGAACAGCAGGAATATGCAGCATTGTGCCAGTCTGGTGCTGAATAATTAAGGAGCATTGACTTGCTGGCTCCAAGGTGGGAACCCAATCTGGCTGTGGCGGATGGAAAGCTGGCAGCCATCCCTGCATCCCACGGGACAGAAATGGGTGCAGGACCTGGGACACACTCACCTCTCCTTGGTgctgcctttcctttctttgccctgccctgctcccatcGATGATCCCAGTGGCAGCCACAGGTATTGGCCACTCAGGGCAGGTCCCCATACCCGTGTGAAACATAGGACACCCCAGGGCaggtccctgtgtccccataccCCTGTGAAACCCACTGACACCCCAGGGGTGGGTCCCCACATCCCTGTGGACATCCCAGGACACGTCCCCCCATCCTTGGGGACAGCACTTACATCTGCCTTCCTGAACCTGGCCTTCAAGCTCTTCATGGCAACTCCAGTCCCGTGGCACCCGGACACCCGATGGCTGTGCCTGAAAGCCTCGTCTGCCCCGTGGGCTCAGGCTGTGGGGATGTGACTGTTGCAGGGGGCAGTGGCTGCTTTGAGGCCCTTTCTGCTATGGGTCCAGCTCACCACCAGCCCTGCCTGTCCCTCATCTCGCTGCTGCTGGCCCACGGCACGATGCGGGGGGGCCACACACAGGCATTGGGTTACCTCTGCGGTTACAGCTGGGGGGGGAACATGGGAGGGCTCAGCACCAGGCAGGGTAGGGAGCACTGGCAGCCTTCAAACCCCTGCACCCAggcacagggcagctgcaggggagAGGGTGCCATGGGAGGGCTGGGCAAGCttcaggggagggagaggagggttTGAAACCACCACGACGTttcaggttagatgttaagGGGAAATGTTtgactcagagggcagtgaggtgctggggcAGATTGTCCagaagttgtggctgccccatctctggtggcactcaaggccaggctgggttggatcatgggcagcctgacccagcggttggcaaccctgcctagTGAGGGGAGGTGGAACTGGATTGTCCttaaggtcctctccaacctaagccattttatgattctatgacgtGCCCCCTCCCAGCCCTATTGGGGATCTCgagctgtgggcagtgcaggACATGGCTGAGACCAGCAGAGCTGACACCCTCTGCCTTTGTGGTGCACACACTTGCGTGGCACCCGTTGGCATGACACCTCCTTGCCAGCACCCTGTGTCTTCTTCCCCTCCAAGGGCTGTGTTTTATAGTGGACGTGTTGGCAGGCTGAGGGCAGACATCACTGTTGCCAAACACAAAGATGGCGGCGAGGGCTTCGCTAGGCGGGAGTTCGCGCATGCGCCCTGGGGCTGCGGCCCCCTCTAGGCAGGAGTTCGCGCATGCGTCCTGATGCCGCGGCCTCCCTGCGCGCTTCCGCCCGTTCGCGGACCGACAACAATGAGCTCTCCGGTGGCCGGGACGGGCCATGGCGGTGAATTACGCGGCCGGGCTCTCGCCCTACTCGGATAAGGGCAAGTGCGGCCTCCCCGAGGtgagcgcggcgcggcggggtCGCCTGGCATGGCCTGAGTCCTGCGAGGTTTCCATAGCAACGGGGCCTTGTGCCCCCTGGGGACCCCCGGCGCCGCGGGGCCTTTGGGTGCTCCGGTCCCGGCCTCGTAGCTCGCCGCCCCcattcccttcttcctcctgctttgtGTCCGCTCCCACCCCGTCCTCCCCTTCGTGTCCCTCAGCGTGGCTTCTTTCCTCAGGGCCGGCCCTTTAACCTgacaggaccccccccccaccccctcccccaccGCCCAGGGGGCCGTTTGTTTTCCCATCCCTCTGCGGGGTCACCTCCACCGCCTTGTGGCAGTGCGGAGGGAGCGAGGTGGCACTGCTGGGTTCCTTCTGGAGTGACCCCATCCCTGGGCCCCCCCCATCCATGCTCATGAAGCTTAAAAGCTTTGGGGTGAGGATATGGGGCCGTGCAAGGGCCAGAACTCCTCTCCTTAGAAGGCCGGGCCAAAGAACCATCCTATGGAAATGAATTTATGCTGTGTCAAAAAATAGAATGGGGTCCATGACCCACATCCACCACCATCCCCCATCCTGCTCGTTTTAAGCCATAACTCATGCGGGGATGGTACACACGGTTCTGTTTCCCCCATTACATGCATTTGTCATTAAGCAGTGTGAAATCTCCTTTCACGCGTGGAGTTTCCATTGTGGGTAAGACAGGAGTGTGGTTTGCTGGCTCTTTGTGCCTGCCAGGGGGCACGTAGGACCCATCTCTGCTGTCCCCATTCACGTGGGGATTTGTCTCTTCTGCTCAGATTTTCGATCCACCTgaagagctggagaggaaggtgTGTGAGCTGGCAGACTTGATAAGGAGCTCTTCCAATGTGGTGTTCCACACAGGGGCTGGCATCAGCACCGCCTCGGGGATTCCTGACTTCAGGTaaaggcagtgggcagcaggCAAAGGGTGTGGGGGGACAGCACCTCTTCTGAGTCCATCTTCCAGCTAGACTGGGCTTCCTGCCAGCCATCCTGCCTGCAGGGAGACCTGTGCCACGCTGTCATGTTCTATCCACTCTTGCCTTGTCCTGTATCCAGCTGAAACTACCTTTTCCGTCCTGCACACTGGTTTGATGTTAAACTGTACCCACAGAAGCCCTACATGCATTTTGAACAAGAATATCCAGTAATGTGTGGCCCTTGTTTAGCAGTGCCTTGCTTGCACTGATAGGGCTTGGGATGCATTTACAAGCATCGTAGCAGAGCGTGAGATCTCACTGATTGTTTCTTCTGTCCCATTGCTGCAGGGGCCCTAATGGTGTCTGGACTATGGAAGAGAAGGGGCTTTCCCCCAAATTTGACACCACCTTTGAGAACGCCAGGCCCTCCAAGACTCACATGGCACTTCTGGGGCTGCAGAGAGTCGGCATCCTGAAATTCCTGGTCAGCCAGAACGTGGATGGCCTTCATGTGCGCTCAGGATTCCCACGGTACTGCCTCTCCCACCCTGCCTCCAGGTTCCTTTTGTCTCTCCCAGATGCCAAAGCGTGGCTGTTCTCCCTGTCTGATTAGCGTGGCCTCGTATGCAAGCATCTGCAAACATCCCTGACAAAGTACACCAGCCAGTTCTCTCTTTGTGTTGGGTATTGAGTTTCAGAGATAACTTAGAAGCTGTCTGCCCACTGATATGGATAGTGGATAAATTTATGAAACTGCCATCG
This window contains:
- the ANKRD24 gene encoding ankyrin repeat domain-containing protein 24 isoform X2 translates to MAARRLLLNTMKQICLCAAASFAVRPCPPSPLPSSPAHGSQDWTKNDEKLLQAVDYNDAGKVASLLVRKGLVPTKLDSEGKSAFHLAATRGNVDCLEAMLAHGVDAMTKDSSGYTALHLASKHGHPQCVSKLLQASCPVDVADSSGQTALHHAAMSGCISCSEILCDYKAPLNIKDKNGCTPLILAAKMSHSELCQYLLHRGAAINSRDLQGKTALMLACENGSVETVEVLINAGARVALVDSMGHDAAHYGLSTGNALIQHFLQEAAQRQSWASEEESSEQTSQTSSPSQSAGREKSNTPRKRKAPLPPPGTPGQEDQDAYEEIVRLRQEQAQFLQKIRGLEQQEKERREAELDKGSLRSMEKQIQELEERLAAREREKERLGKEVEVLQSRLSSLENEKENTSYDIETLQDEEGELLEFPGAELLLSKKTLSPSAEELLATLQGQVQSLTMQNKELREKIQVLENFERDESDPSSPGDFVPASLYNSLKRELERLQAQGTAVAERGRQSPATEPGGKGSKEQRCAEQQVQSRCKCELQVPLQQSPSSPVQEGGNELAEARVALKQVQAALEEREQQVRELQGRLEAGAQEEALREKAALLERCSRAEAVAEAMRCELEAKTQGWRAGNAPELEPGVPEQRTAELARQHGEVTAQLGQLREVLSCREAELETLREQLAARPVGRQEHEEVLARLQQAQREAKGRVSPEEHARATAALQEQLQALQQRADRLQAAAEAKGREAARLQAELAAAVPRGEHEAVQEGLRAEAAALSQKLNELSRRHEKTCEEVFRVQRQALFMKSERQAAEERLAAVQQQLAEARDEAQRLQDLHGHAEDSARLVRDRDRKITELSKEVFRLKEALNALPESKGVLQTPPDTAAMQSRIRALEEKLAVGTGVPDGFPGPCPKPKPAHSLSGHGAAAQQGDQAVPEPPALCSASELGHGRGDMAVGDHCTMCAPVPRTQWWQQRLLNVPSAPGPHG
- the ANKRD24 gene encoding ankyrin repeat domain-containing protein 24 isoform X7; translation: MKSLKARFRKADSQDWTKNDEKLLQAVDYNDAGKVASLLVRKGLVPTKLDSEGKSAFHLAATRGNVDCLEAMLAHGVDAMTKDSSGYTALHLASKHGHPQCVSKLLQASCPVDVADSSGQTALHHAAMSGCISCSEILCDYKAPLNIKDKNGCTPLILAAKMSHSELCQYLLHRGAAINSRDLQGKTALMLACENGSVETVEVLINAGARVALVDSMGHDAAHYGLSTGNALIQHFLQEAAQRQSWASEEESSEQTSQTSSPSQSAGREKSNTPRKRKAPLPPPGTPGQEDQDAYEEIVRLRQEQAQFLQKIRGLEQQEKERREQAELDKGSLRSMEKQIQELEERLAAREREKERLGKEVEVLQSRLSSLENEKENTSYDIETLQDEEGELLEFPGAELLLSKKTLSPSAEELLATLQGQVQSLTMQNKELREKIQVLENFERDESDPSSPGDFVPASLYNSLKRELERLQAQGTAVAERGRQSPATEPGGKGSKEQRCAEQQVQSRCKCELQVPLQQSPSSPVQEGGNELAEARVALKQVQAALEEREQQVRELQGRLEAGAQEEALREKAALLERCSRAEAVAEAMRCELEAKTQGWRAGNAPELEPGVPEQRTAELARQHGEVTAQLGQLREVLSCREAELETLREQLAARPVGRQEHEEVLARLQQAQREAKGRVSPEEHARATAALQEQLQALQQRADRLQAAAEAKGREAARLQAELAAAVPRGEHEAVQEGLRAEAAALSQKLNELSRRHEKTCEEVFRVQRQALFMKSERQAAEERLAAVQQQLAEARDEAQRLQDLHGHAEDSARLVRDRDRKITELSKEVFRLKEALNALPESKGVLQTPPDTAAMQSRIRALEEKLAVGTGVPDGFPGPCPKPKPAHSLSGHGAAAQQGDQAVPEPPALCSASELGHGRGDMAVGDHCTMCAPVPRTQWWQQRLLNVPSAPGPHG